In Fundidesulfovibrio soli, the following are encoded in one genomic region:
- a CDS encoding 4Fe-4S ferredoxin, with the protein MRDIVLNVAAWMDDRSNNSIEPGSDLPAFDTPLLGCASGADPLFERIKADIGPEFYWTPLDAYRKAFPEEAPDPAELSVISWVLPQTAHTRAAQRKAGPMPSIEWSRARHFGEMVNRGLRLFMVELLERRGVNAVAPVMLPAWGRAMSPRHGFASMWSERHTAHVCGLGTFGHCDGLITPLGKAVRLGSVVARIELEPTPRAYAAHNEWCLRVSKGVCKACIKRCPAGAITENGHDKRKCKDYIRGVTGPFVESDQLGFRVNSCGLCQTGTPCEARNPSAPKEKKQEETA; encoded by the coding sequence ATGCGAGACATCGTCCTGAACGTAGCGGCCTGGATGGACGACAGGTCCAACAACTCCATCGAGCCCGGGTCGGACCTGCCGGCCTTCGACACCCCGCTGCTGGGCTGCGCCTCGGGCGCGGACCCGCTCTTCGAGCGCATCAAGGCCGACATCGGCCCCGAATTCTACTGGACCCCCCTGGACGCCTACCGCAAGGCCTTCCCCGAGGAGGCCCCCGACCCGGCTGAACTCTCCGTGATCTCCTGGGTGCTGCCCCAGACGGCGCACACCCGAGCCGCCCAGCGCAAGGCCGGGCCCATGCCCAGCATCGAGTGGAGCCGCGCCCGCCACTTCGGTGAGATGGTCAACCGGGGGCTGCGGCTGTTCATGGTCGAGCTGCTGGAGCGCCGGGGCGTCAACGCGGTGGCGCCCGTGATGCTGCCCGCCTGGGGCCGGGCCATGTCGCCGCGCCACGGCTTCGCCTCCATGTGGTCGGAGCGGCACACCGCGCACGTCTGCGGCCTGGGCACCTTCGGTCACTGCGACGGGCTGATAACCCCCCTGGGAAAGGCCGTGCGCCTGGGTTCCGTGGTGGCCCGCATCGAGCTTGAACCCACGCCGCGCGCCTACGCGGCGCATAACGAGTGGTGCCTGCGCGTCTCCAAGGGGGTGTGCAAGGCCTGCATCAAGCGCTGCCCCGCCGGAGCCATCACCGAAAACGGCCACGACAAGCGCAAATGCAAGGACTACATCCGGGGCGTCACCGGACCCTTCGTGGAGAGCGACCAGCTTGGGTTCAGGGTCAACAGCTGCGGCCTGTGCCAGACCGGCACGCCCTGCGAGGCCCGCAACCCCAGCGCGCCCAAGGAGAAGAAACAAGAGGAGACGGCATAG
- a CDS encoding metallophosphoesterase family protein: protein MDTASTRPTAARPHPPVPLRQFRLPLRLAALGVLLLALIPVQASALRFVTMGDSRGYTVDAPLNTAVLAQVNQRIKALSPAPEFLVFLGDLSYRANIPVDGHDHYTYKTWLDFMRAPSTGLPASLPLYMVIGNHELYDEGLAPHAEASITLACQQAYQNFIQTNASSTFMPNVTSLNDNYKNLAYSFTSEDGKSLFVVLDGFYIATGPTQPYDGAGALNQTQRDYLQTTLSQSSAKTKFVFVHNPAFGPSTQPTTACVASSMCEFWKIVNDNKATAVFNGHDHLFSRVLVNSGFNGANPGYSFTKSIPQVIAGTCGAPISGTYDEPGKPPLAASWNGKLQFNYSVVDVDDSGPQAKVTINSYCGDGSGSWSLCDRYTNAPVTVAPADSLLLRSGGQGQ, encoded by the coding sequence ATGGATACAGCATCGACACGGCCCACGGCCGCCCGGCCTCACCCCCCGGTTCCCCTTCGCCAGTTCCGGCTTCCCCTCCGCCTCGCCGCCCTCGGCGTCCTGCTCCTCGCGCTCATCCCGGTGCAGGCCTCGGCCTTGCGCTTCGTGACCATGGGCGATTCGCGCGGCTATACGGTGGACGCCCCCCTCAACACCGCCGTGCTGGCCCAGGTGAACCAGCGGATCAAGGCCCTGAGCCCGGCGCCCGAGTTCCTCGTGTTCCTCGGGGACTTGTCCTACCGGGCCAACATCCCGGTGGACGGCCACGACCACTACACCTACAAGACCTGGCTGGACTTCATGCGCGCCCCGTCCACCGGCCTGCCCGCCTCGCTGCCGCTCTACATGGTCATCGGCAACCACGAACTCTACGACGAAGGCCTGGCTCCCCACGCGGAGGCATCCATCACCCTCGCCTGCCAGCAAGCCTACCAAAATTTCATCCAGACCAACGCCTCGTCCACGTTCATGCCTAACGTCACCAGCCTGAACGACAACTACAAGAACCTCGCCTATTCCTTCACCTCGGAAGACGGCAAGTCGCTCTTCGTGGTCCTGGACGGCTTCTACATAGCCACCGGCCCGACGCAGCCCTATGACGGGGCGGGCGCACTGAACCAGACCCAGCGGGACTATCTCCAGACCACGCTCTCGCAAAGCAGCGCCAAGACCAAGTTCGTGTTCGTGCACAACCCCGCATTCGGCCCCTCCACCCAGCCCACGACGGCCTGCGTCGCTTCCAGCATGTGCGAGTTCTGGAAGATCGTGAATGACAACAAGGCGACGGCCGTGTTCAACGGCCACGATCATCTGTTCTCCAGGGTGCTCGTGAATTCCGGCTTCAACGGCGCGAATCCCGGCTACAGCTTCACGAAATCGATCCCCCAGGTCATAGCGGGAACCTGCGGGGCGCCCATCTCGGGCACCTACGACGAACCGGGCAAGCCCCCCCTCGCGGCCAGTTGGAACGGGAAGCTGCAGTTCAATTATTCCGTGGTGGACGTGGACGATTCAGGGCCACAGGCGAAGGTGACCATCAACTCCTATTGCGGGGACGGGTCCGGAAGCTGGAGCCTGTGCGACCGCTACACCAACGCCCCCGTCACGGTCGCGCCCGCCGACTCGCTCCTGCTGCGGAGCGGAGGGCAGGGCCAGTGA
- the lepB gene encoding signal peptidase I, with translation MSEQPGTTLAAERAAPSKNLLREYCAALGWALVLALVIRTAVIQTFEIPSGSMLETLQIGDYLVANKFVYGVRVPFTAHRLPGLRDPKPGDVIIFEFPQDTSQDYIKRVVGAPGDLVEVRDKRVYVNGALREFPGENHRDKNVLPAYMGPRDNFGPVKVPQDAYFVMGDNRDESYDSRFWGFVPMANVKGQAMIKYFSREPGTMKVRWGSIGQMID, from the coding sequence ATGAGCGAACAGCCCGGGACCACCCTGGCCGCCGAGAGAGCGGCCCCCTCCAAGAACCTGCTGCGGGAATACTGCGCGGCCCTGGGCTGGGCCCTGGTGCTGGCCTTGGTGATCCGAACGGCCGTGATCCAGACCTTCGAGATCCCCTCCGGCTCCATGCTGGAGACCCTGCAGATCGGGGACTACCTGGTGGCCAACAAGTTCGTCTACGGCGTGCGTGTGCCCTTCACCGCCCACCGCCTGCCCGGCCTGCGCGACCCCAAGCCCGGGGACGTGATCATCTTCGAGTTCCCGCAGGACACCAGCCAGGACTACATCAAGCGCGTGGTGGGCGCGCCCGGGGACCTGGTGGAGGTGCGCGACAAGCGGGTGTACGTCAACGGCGCGCTCCGCGAGTTCCCCGGCGAGAACCACCGCGACAAGAACGTGCTGCCCGCCTACATGGGCCCGCGCGACAACTTCGGCCCCGTGAAGGTGCCCCAAGACGCCTACTTCGTCATGGGCGACAACCGCGACGAATCCTACGACAGCCGCTTCTGGGGCTTCGTGCCCATGGCCAACGTCAAGGGCCAGGCCATGATCAAGTATTTCTCCCGCGAGCCGGGCACGATGAAGGTCCGCTGGGGCAGCATCGGGCAGATGATCGACTGA
- a CDS encoding ABC transporter ATP-binding protein gives MAPYRNRYLFGIAANILARSCDLVPMVIVGKAVDAITAAKDGAAPGADTLVYYGLAVLLSFVLLAVFQSVSDYTLDALAQQVRHDLRVALYDHLQRQDMHFFEERQSGDLLNIVSSDVDTLENFLSDATTSTIRLIITFVGTFAVLFWIDWRLALLLMAPMPFAFAAVRTFSTNIRPRYRLARQAVGQVAGIIGNNLRGMGVIQAFTAEAEQSARVAEQSAHYRDEAIGASLARARFVPILYAVAGVAFALLIAGGGWLTLTGNGPTVGDYATFILLATRLVLPLFVFGMLINQFQRSEASAGRIWGVLSLAPAIADLPGAVPLEETPRTLAFEDVRFSYPDRDPVLKGVSFELERGKVVGVVGPTGAGKSTLVKLLLRHLEPESGVITLNGRDQRGFTLNSLRRRLGYVSQEAFLFTGSVAQNICLGAADATDAQLREAARIAGALEFIEALPQGFDTAIGEGGIKLSGGQRQRISLARAVLRDPDVLVLDEATSAVDTRTEEVIQENLHAFRENRMTLAVAHRLSTVRQSDLIIVMVDGVIVERGRHEELLALKGVYAGLWSVQSGERK, from the coding sequence GTGGCTCCGTACCGAAACCGCTATCTGTTCGGCATCGCCGCCAATATTCTGGCGCGCTCCTGCGACCTGGTGCCCATGGTCATCGTGGGCAAGGCCGTGGACGCCATCACCGCCGCCAAGGACGGCGCCGCACCCGGCGCGGACACCCTGGTCTACTACGGGCTGGCGGTGCTCCTCTCCTTCGTGCTGCTGGCCGTGTTCCAGTCCGTGTCGGACTACACCCTGGACGCCCTGGCCCAGCAGGTGCGCCACGACCTGCGCGTGGCCCTCTACGACCACCTCCAGCGCCAGGATATGCACTTTTTCGAGGAGCGCCAGTCCGGCGACCTCCTGAACATCGTCTCCTCCGACGTGGACACCCTGGAGAACTTCCTCTCCGACGCCACCACCTCCACCATACGGCTGATCATCACCTTCGTGGGCACCTTCGCGGTGCTCTTCTGGATCGACTGGCGTCTGGCCCTTTTGCTCATGGCCCCCATGCCCTTCGCATTCGCGGCGGTGCGCACCTTCTCCACGAACATCCGGCCGCGCTACCGCCTGGCGCGCCAGGCCGTGGGCCAGGTGGCGGGCATCATCGGCAACAACCTGCGCGGCATGGGCGTGATCCAGGCCTTCACGGCCGAGGCCGAGCAGTCCGCCCGGGTGGCGGAGCAGTCCGCGCACTACCGGGACGAGGCCATCGGGGCCTCCCTGGCCAGGGCGCGCTTCGTGCCCATCCTCTACGCGGTGGCGGGCGTGGCCTTCGCCCTGCTCATCGCGGGGGGCGGCTGGCTGACGCTCACAGGCAACGGCCCCACCGTGGGCGACTACGCCACCTTCATCCTGCTGGCCACGCGCCTGGTGCTGCCGCTGTTCGTGTTCGGCATGCTCATCAACCAGTTCCAGCGCTCCGAGGCCTCGGCCGGGCGCATCTGGGGCGTGCTCTCACTGGCCCCGGCCATCGCGGACCTGCCCGGGGCCGTGCCCCTGGAGGAGACCCCGCGCACCCTCGCCTTCGAGGACGTGCGCTTCTCCTACCCGGACCGCGATCCCGTGCTCAAGGGCGTCAGCTTCGAGCTGGAACGCGGCAAGGTGGTGGGCGTGGTGGGGCCCACGGGGGCGGGCAAGTCCACCCTGGTCAAGCTTCTGCTGCGCCACCTGGAGCCGGAATCCGGAGTGATCACGCTGAACGGCCGCGACCAGCGCGGCTTCACCCTGAATAGCCTGCGCCGCCGCCTGGGCTACGTCTCGCAGGAGGCCTTCCTGTTCACGGGCAGCGTGGCCCAGAACATCTGCCTGGGCGCGGCGGACGCCACGGACGCGCAGCTGCGCGAGGCCGCGCGCATCGCCGGGGCCCTGGAGTTCATCGAGGCCCTGCCCCAGGGCTTCGACACGGCCATCGGCGAAGGCGGGATCAAGCTCTCGGGCGGGCAGCGCCAGCGCATCTCATTGGCGCGGGCCGTGCTGCGCGACCCGGACGTGCTGGTGCTCGACGAGGCCACCTCGGCCGTGGACACCCGCACCGAGGAGGTCATCCAGGAGAACCTGCACGCCTTCCGCGAGAACAGGATGACCCTGGCCGTGGCGCACAGGCTCTCAACCGTGCGCCAGAGCGACCTGATCATCGTCATGGTGGACGGGGTCATCGTGGAGCGTGGGCGCCATGAGGAGCTGCTGGCGCTGAAGGGCGTGTACGCGGGCTTGTGGTCGGTGCAGAGCGGAGAGAGGAAATAA
- the topA gene encoding type I DNA topoisomerase, with the protein MAKDLIIVESPAKVKTIKKFLGEKFYVEASVGHVRDLPQKKLGVDESKGFEPQYGVIPGKQKVVDQLQKVAAKAGTVFLAPDPDREGEAIAWHMAELLKETNPNIERIQFNEITAKAVREALEHPREINEKLFQSQQARRILDRLVGYKISPLLWRKVRKGISAGRVQSVALRIVVDREKERLAFKPEEYWLFKARLEGDAPPPFEADLAKIGGKKAHVGSADAAQALDAELNGKPFVVREVAEKERSKQPPAPFITSTLQQAANQRLGYAAKKTMGAAQKLYEGVDLGERGTTALITYMRTDSTRIADEARDAAKAYIVDTLGKEYYPAKARVFKTKAGAQDAHEAIRPIDVAITPRDVAGLLPKDQYQVYKLVWERFVASQMAAARFWDTSAAIECGPAEFKAKGERLIFPGFLKVYGQDAEDESGASKALPPLAKGQELKLLELKREQKFTQPPPRYTEASLVRELEEKGIGRPSTYAAIISTLLDRDYARLEEKHFAPTELGVTVSDQLTAHFQTVMDVGFTAGMEEALDQVAEGGKDWRALLTEFASGFNADLDKASKDMANEDTGLACPECGKALKAKFGRSGPFLACAGYPECKFTSNFTKDETGAYQLAEKIANADSGLVCPSCGKPMLVKFGKRGPFLACAGYPDCSTTANFTRDESGKYQFVETPEQMVPEVVGSCPECGKDVLLKKTRTGSRFYSCSGYPKCKYSKPFTTGVACPREGCNGELVEKSSRYGKLFYSCSNYPNCDMAVWDWPVVEPCPQCASPILVKKTTKTHGEHLACPVKTCKYRKLQQ; encoded by the coding sequence ATGGCGAAAGACCTCATAATTGTCGAGTCCCCGGCCAAGGTGAAAACCATCAAGAAGTTCCTCGGAGAAAAATTCTACGTGGAAGCTTCGGTGGGGCACGTGCGCGATCTGCCCCAGAAGAAGCTCGGCGTAGACGAATCCAAGGGCTTCGAACCCCAGTACGGAGTGATCCCCGGCAAGCAGAAGGTCGTGGACCAGTTGCAGAAGGTCGCCGCCAAGGCCGGGACCGTCTTCCTGGCCCCCGACCCCGACCGCGAGGGCGAGGCCATCGCCTGGCACATGGCGGAGCTCCTCAAGGAGACCAACCCCAACATCGAGCGCATCCAGTTCAACGAGATCACGGCCAAGGCCGTGCGCGAAGCCCTGGAGCACCCGCGCGAGATCAACGAGAAGCTCTTCCAGTCCCAGCAGGCCCGGCGCATCCTGGACCGGCTGGTGGGCTACAAGATTTCCCCCCTGCTCTGGCGCAAGGTGCGCAAGGGCATCAGCGCCGGGCGCGTGCAGTCCGTGGCGCTGCGCATCGTGGTGGACCGCGAGAAGGAGCGCCTGGCCTTCAAGCCCGAGGAGTACTGGCTGTTCAAGGCCCGCCTGGAAGGCGACGCGCCCCCGCCCTTCGAGGCCGACCTGGCCAAGATCGGCGGCAAGAAGGCCCACGTGGGCAGCGCCGACGCCGCCCAGGCCCTCGACGCCGAGCTCAATGGCAAGCCCTTCGTGGTGCGCGAGGTGGCCGAGAAGGAGCGCTCCAAGCAGCCCCCGGCCCCGTTCATCACCTCCACGCTGCAACAGGCCGCCAACCAGCGCCTGGGCTACGCCGCCAAGAAGACCATGGGCGCGGCCCAGAAGCTCTACGAAGGCGTGGACCTGGGCGAACGCGGCACCACGGCGCTCATCACCTACATGCGTACCGACTCCACGCGCATCGCCGACGAGGCCCGCGACGCCGCCAAGGCCTACATCGTCGACACGCTGGGCAAGGAATACTACCCCGCAAAGGCCCGGGTCTTCAAGACCAAGGCCGGCGCCCAGGACGCCCACGAAGCCATACGGCCCATCGACGTGGCCATCACCCCGCGCGACGTGGCCGGGCTTCTGCCCAAGGACCAGTACCAGGTCTACAAGCTGGTCTGGGAGCGCTTCGTGGCCTCCCAGATGGCCGCGGCCCGCTTCTGGGACACCTCGGCCGCCATCGAGTGCGGCCCGGCCGAGTTCAAGGCCAAGGGCGAGCGCCTGATCTTCCCCGGCTTCCTCAAGGTCTACGGCCAGGACGCCGAGGACGAGTCCGGGGCCTCCAAGGCCCTGCCGCCGCTGGCCAAGGGGCAGGAGCTCAAGCTCCTGGAGCTCAAGCGCGAACAGAAATTCACCCAGCCGCCCCCGCGCTACACCGAAGCCTCCCTGGTGCGCGAGCTGGAGGAGAAGGGCATCGGACGCCCCTCCACCTACGCGGCCATCATCTCCACCCTGCTGGACCGAGACTACGCCCGCCTGGAGGAGAAGCACTTCGCCCCCACCGAGCTCGGCGTCACCGTGTCCGACCAGCTCACCGCGCACTTCCAGACCGTCATGGACGTGGGCTTCACCGCCGGCATGGAGGAGGCCCTGGACCAGGTGGCCGAGGGCGGCAAGGACTGGCGCGCCCTGCTCACCGAGTTCGCCTCCGGCTTCAACGCCGACCTGGACAAGGCCTCCAAGGACATGGCCAACGAGGACACCGGCCTGGCCTGCCCCGAGTGCGGCAAGGCGCTCAAGGCCAAGTTCGGCCGCTCCGGCCCGTTCCTGGCCTGCGCGGGCTATCCCGAGTGCAAGTTCACCTCCAACTTCACCAAGGACGAGACCGGAGCCTACCAGCTGGCCGAGAAGATCGCCAACGCGGACAGCGGCCTGGTCTGCCCCAGCTGCGGCAAGCCCATGCTGGTGAAGTTCGGCAAGCGCGGGCCGTTCCTGGCCTGCGCGGGCTACCCCGACTGCAGCACCACGGCCAACTTCACGCGGGATGAATCCGGCAAGTACCAGTTCGTCGAGACCCCGGAGCAGATGGTGCCCGAGGTCGTTGGCTCCTGCCCGGAATGCGGCAAGGACGTCCTGCTCAAGAAGACCCGCACCGGCAGCCGCTTCTATTCCTGCTCGGGCTACCCCAAGTGCAAGTACTCCAAGCCGTTCACCACTGGCGTGGCCTGCCCCCGCGAGGGCTGCAACGGCGAGCTGGTGGAGAAGAGCTCGCGTTACGGCAAGCTGTTCTACTCCTGCTCCAACTACCCCAACTGCGACATGGCCGTGTGGGACTGGCCCGTGGTGGAGCCCTGCCCGCAGTGCGCCTCGCCCATCCTGGTGAAGAAGACCACCAAGACCCACGGCGAACATCTGGCCTGCCCGGTCAAGACCTGCAAGTACCGAAAGCTTCAGCAATAG
- the hisG gene encoding ATP phosphoribosyltransferase — protein sequence MSAPKLKLGIPKGSLQEATIKLFEKSGWKIKEHHRNYFPEIDDDEITCSMCRAQEMSRYVESGLLDCGLTGKDWILENQSDVVVVTDLIYSKVSSRPARWVLAVAGDSPFRRPEDLQGKRIATELVGYTTRYFAQAGVDVEVQFSWGATEAKVVEGLADAIVEVTETGTTIKAHGLRIIAEVLVTNTQFIANKEAWADPWKRAKIENMIMMLQGALRAEKLVGLKMNVPLAAKEAVLAQLPSLNSPTVSHLLDSDWLSVEIVVAENVVRDLIPKLKQAGAEGIIEYSLNKVV from the coding sequence ATGTCCGCCCCCAAGCTTAAACTGGGCATTCCTAAAGGCTCCCTCCAGGAAGCCACCATCAAACTGTTCGAGAAGTCCGGCTGGAAGATCAAAGAACACCACCGGAACTACTTCCCCGAGATAGACGACGACGAGATCACCTGCTCCATGTGCCGCGCGCAGGAAATGTCGCGCTACGTGGAGAGCGGCCTGCTGGATTGCGGCCTCACCGGCAAGGACTGGATCCTCGAGAACCAGTCCGACGTGGTGGTCGTCACCGACCTGATCTACTCCAAGGTCAGCTCGCGCCCGGCGCGCTGGGTGCTGGCCGTGGCCGGCGACTCCCCCTTCCGCCGCCCCGAGGACCTGCAGGGCAAGCGCATCGCCACCGAGCTGGTGGGCTACACCACCCGCTACTTCGCCCAGGCTGGGGTTGACGTGGAGGTCCAGTTCTCCTGGGGCGCCACCGAGGCCAAGGTGGTCGAGGGCCTGGCCGACGCCATCGTGGAGGTCACCGAGACCGGCACCACCATCAAGGCCCACGGCCTGCGCATCATCGCCGAGGTGTTGGTGACCAACACCCAGTTCATCGCCAACAAGGAAGCCTGGGCCGACCCCTGGAAGCGCGCCAAGATCGAGAACATGATCATGATGCTCCAGGGCGCGCTGCGCGCCGAGAAGCTGGTGGGCCTGAAGATGAACGTGCCCCTGGCCGCCAAGGAGGCCGTGCTGGCCCAGCTGCCCAGCCTGAACTCGCCCACCGTGTCCCACCTGCTGGATTCCGACTGGCTCTCCGTGGAGATCGTGGTGGCCGAGAACGTGGTGCGCGACCTGATCCCCAAGCTCAAGCAGGCCGGCGCCGAAGGCATCATCGAGTATTCGCTGAACAAGGTCGTCTAG
- a CDS encoding metallophosphoesterase family protein: MSAAPAPGSARNRFVRLLAVCALLFALAPVDAQALRFVVMGDSRGRDAVDLVNTAVLAQVNQRIKSLSPAPEFLVFLGDMSARAKVPSGGGEAYTYQPWLDFMRAPDTGLPASLPLYLVVGNHELYDERASATRPTGVLTCECQRDYQGFIRANASATFMPKTASLNADYESLAYSFTADGGKSLFVALDGYFVGDCPSVPYVGAGSLDRAQLDYLKATLEQSSAKTKFVFMHNPAFRPSENAATACGSPSMCEFWKIVDEHKATAVFNGHVHLYSRVEVDAGFSVGNPGYEFRNSVPQIIAGTCGAPISKASAGKGDKDAAPNWNVKTLYNYSVVDVDGSGPTAKLLVQTYCSDGASAWSLCDTYSK, encoded by the coding sequence GTGAGCGCCGCGCCCGCCCCGGGTTCCGCGCGCAACCGGTTCGTCCGGCTCCTGGCGGTCTGCGCCCTGCTGTTCGCCCTGGCTCCTGTGGACGCCCAGGCCCTGCGCTTCGTGGTCATGGGCGATTCGCGCGGCCGCGACGCCGTTGATCTCGTGAACACGGCGGTCCTGGCCCAGGTGAACCAGCGCATCAAGAGTTTGAGCCCGGCACCGGAATTCCTCGTGTTCCTGGGGGACATGTCCGCCCGGGCCAAGGTCCCGTCCGGCGGGGGCGAGGCGTACACCTACCAGCCCTGGCTGGACTTCATGCGCGCGCCCGACACAGGGCTGCCCGCCTCGCTGCCGCTCTACCTGGTGGTGGGCAACCACGAGCTGTACGACGAGCGCGCCAGCGCCACGCGCCCCACGGGCGTGCTGACCTGCGAATGCCAGAGGGACTATCAAGGCTTCATCCGGGCCAACGCCTCGGCCACGTTCATGCCCAAGACAGCCAGCCTGAACGCTGACTACGAGAGTCTCGCCTATTCCTTCACCGCGGATGGCGGGAAGTCGCTCTTCGTGGCGCTTGACGGCTACTTCGTGGGCGACTGCCCCAGCGTGCCCTACGTCGGGGCGGGCTCCCTTGACCGGGCCCAGCTGGACTACCTCAAGGCGACCCTTGAGCAAAGCAGCGCCAAGACCAAGTTCGTGTTCATGCACAACCCGGCCTTCAGGCCCTCCGAAAACGCCGCCACCGCCTGCGGCTCGCCCAGCATGTGCGAGTTCTGGAAGATCGTCGACGAGCACAAGGCCACGGCCGTGTTCAACGGCCACGTCCACCTGTATTCCCGGGTAGAGGTCGACGCGGGCTTTAGCGTCGGCAATCCGGGCTACGAATTCAGGAATTCCGTCCCCCAGATCATCGCCGGAACCTGCGGCGCCCCCATCAGCAAAGCCTCGGCCGGGAAGGGGGACAAGGACGCCGCGCCGAACTGGAACGTGAAGACGCTCTACAACTATTCCGTGGTCGACGTGGACGGCTCGGGGCCAACGGCGAAGCTGCTCGTGCAGACCTACTGCAGCGACGGCGCGAGCGCTTGGAGCCTGTGCGACACGTATTCGAAGTAG
- a CDS encoding rubredoxin — translation MNDRYVCLLCGYTYDPKRGDSKGGIAPGTPGDKLPPEWTCPGCGGPQRNFAKRDD, via the coding sequence ATGAACGACCGGTATGTCTGCCTGCTCTGCGGCTACACCTACGATCCCAAGCGCGGCGACTCCAAAGGGGGCATCGCCCCCGGCACCCCCGGGGACAAGCTCCCCCCGGAGTGGACCTGCCCCGGGTGCGGCGGCCCGCAACGCAATTTCGCCAAGCGCGACGACTAG
- the era gene encoding GTPase Era, with protein MSAHRFGYVVLIGPPNAGKSTLLNALLGQKLAIVSPKPQTTRNQLAGILTTDDAQIVLLDTPGVHIPRGSRLNSRLVEAAWQSLAQAQAIVVVLDAAHHARKPDVLESDLKMLSRPVERSGLPVIVALNKTDAVSDKGLLLPVISRVAEQWPGAEVVPVSALKKQGLDGLIGLMTARLPEGDAMYADDELTTAPMRFLASEIIREKLFLQLSQELPYNTAVAIEHWKDTPKGARVSAVIYVAKDRHKGMVIGKGGKVLKDVGSQARQEIMELTGRPVHLELWVKVREDWTEDDHFMNELGEDLGS; from the coding sequence ATGAGCGCCCACCGCTTCGGCTACGTCGTCCTGATCGGACCCCCCAATGCGGGCAAGTCCACGTTATTGAACGCCCTTCTCGGGCAGAAGCTGGCCATCGTCAGCCCCAAACCCCAGACCACCCGCAACCAGCTTGCTGGCATCCTGACCACTGACGACGCCCAGATCGTCCTGCTGGACACCCCCGGCGTGCACATCCCGCGCGGCTCGCGCCTGAACAGCCGCCTGGTGGAGGCGGCCTGGCAGTCCCTGGCGCAGGCCCAGGCCATCGTGGTGGTGCTCGACGCCGCGCACCACGCCCGCAAGCCCGACGTGCTGGAGAGCGACCTGAAGATGCTCTCCCGCCCGGTGGAGCGCTCCGGCCTGCCCGTGATCGTGGCGCTCAACAAGACCGACGCCGTCTCGGACAAGGGCCTGCTGCTGCCGGTGATCTCCCGCGTGGCTGAGCAGTGGCCCGGCGCGGAGGTGGTGCCGGTGTCCGCGCTCAAGAAGCAGGGCCTGGACGGCCTGATCGGCCTGATGACGGCCCGCCTGCCCGAGGGCGACGCCATGTACGCCGACGACGAGCTGACCACCGCGCCCATGCGCTTCCTGGCCTCGGAGATCATCCGGGAGAAGCTCTTCCTGCAGCTCTCGCAGGAGCTGCCCTACAACACGGCCGTGGCCATCGAGCACTGGAAGGACACCCCCAAGGGCGCGCGCGTCTCCGCCGTGATCTACGTCGCCAAGGACCGCCACAAGGGCATGGTCATCGGCAAGGGCGGCAAGGTGCTCAAGGACGTGGGCTCCCAGGCCCGGCAGGAGATCATGGAGCTCACCGGCAGGCCCGTGCACCTGGAGCTGTGGGTCAAGGTGCGCGAGGACTGGACCGAGGACGACCACTTCATGAACGAACTGGGAGAGGACCTGGGATCGTAA